In Streptantibioticus cattleyicolor NRRL 8057 = DSM 46488, a genomic segment contains:
- the recX gene encoding recombination regulator RecX: MTPRRETGDAPSGTGAEEAPPRDPEEQARALCLRLLTGQPRTRGQLADAMRRRGIPDEVAERVLARFEDVGLIDDAAFADAWVESRHHGRGLARRALARELRTRGVETAVIERAVEQLDPEREEQTARALVDRKLRATRGLDRDRRIRRLAGMLARKGYPEGVALRVVRRALEEEGEDPEFLQGCLPE; encoded by the coding sequence ATGACGCCGCGACGCGAGACCGGCGATGCCCCCTCCGGCACGGGGGCGGAGGAGGCACCGCCGCGTGACCCCGAGGAGCAGGCGCGGGCGTTGTGCCTGCGCCTGCTCACCGGGCAGCCCCGCACCCGGGGACAGCTCGCCGACGCCATGCGCCGCCGGGGGATCCCCGACGAGGTGGCCGAGCGGGTGCTCGCGCGCTTCGAGGACGTCGGCCTCATCGACGACGCCGCCTTCGCCGACGCCTGGGTGGAGTCCCGCCACCACGGCCGCGGCCTCGCCCGCCGCGCCCTCGCCCGGGAACTGCGCACCCGTGGCGTGGAGACCGCGGTGATCGAACGGGCCGTGGAACAGCTCGACCCGGAGCGGGAGGAGCAGACCGCCCGCGCCCTGGTCGACCGCAAGCTCCGGGCCACTCGCGGCCTCGACCGCGACCGCCGCATACGCCGCCTCGCCGGCATGCTCGCCCGCAAGGGATACCCCGAGGGGGTCGCCCTCCGAGTGGTCCGCCGGGCGCTGGAGGAAGAGGGCGAGGACCCCGAGTTCCTCCAGGGATGCCTCCCGGAGTGA
- a CDS encoding rhodanese-like domain-containing protein produces the protein MVTPPGIDEVLAEARTRLRRLGPRQAHEAAAAGALLVDIRYAALRDRDGTIPGALVVERNELEWRLDPRCDHRLPEATDHDRHVVVVCDEGYASSLAAVSLQALGLHRATDLDGGFQAWRAAGLPVTPPTPPALLPQADLPPAGSTGSAPPQPPRTTPSALGTAADPPDSTGPRSG, from the coding sequence GTGGTGACCCCGCCCGGCATCGACGAGGTGCTTGCCGAGGCCCGGACCCGGCTGCGTCGGCTCGGCCCCCGTCAGGCTCACGAGGCCGCCGCCGCGGGCGCCCTGCTCGTCGACATCCGCTACGCCGCACTGCGCGACCGGGACGGAACCATCCCCGGCGCCCTGGTCGTCGAGCGCAACGAACTGGAGTGGCGGCTGGACCCTCGCTGCGACCACCGCCTCCCCGAGGCCACCGACCACGACCGGCACGTCGTGGTGGTCTGCGACGAGGGGTACGCCTCCAGCCTCGCCGCGGTCTCCCTCCAGGCCCTCGGCCTGCACCGGGCGACCGACCTCGACGGCGGCTTCCAGGCGTGGCGGGCCGCCGGTCTTCCGGTGACCCCGCCGACCCCACCGGCGCTCCTCCCGCAGGCCGACCTGCCCCCGGCCGGAAGCACCGGAAGCGCTCCCCCGCAACCTCCCCGCACGACACCCTCAGCGCTCGGCACCGCTGCCGACCCGCCCGACTCCACCGGGCCCCGATCAGGCTGA
- a CDS encoding FAD-dependent monooxygenase, whose translation MDPVIVAGAGPTGLALSLCLARHGVPVVLLDETGDRQDPQPERTCVLRPETAALLSRLGYTAVHSDAARWSAWRTVRRRQEIQRVEFGGDEGPAPLHLPYDRLRRGLREAVAGQELIRMAHGARLDAIEQDDDGVDVHTRGAAGTAGPPETWWRGSYLVGCDGPRSTVRKLLKVRFPGRTAVDRYAVAALRVELPEPDTALLHRDPPAGRGTEVTARPLPDGVWRLDWSLPRDHPPLTADALVARIRGTLAAWCDGTVPPYELLGSAEYPVHQRLARRWRVGRAFLAGDAAHLLGALGMQGLEEGLRDAENLAWKLAVGCHQGASDLLFDSYQAERRGTVGGRLRAADQALPVLRAGGTWHTVRHSLLSGPVGRHAQLLTDGHLGRGLLGAPPVYGRSPLAVPAPRGQGAAAWSGLPDSAPPVSPLVGTAVTPPGALVADVPVTALDGTRDRLHDRLGRDLLAVLVAPGTEVWESRHWLTAGLMPQLSAAVAALPLRTELLVTESYPGATAHTVLLVRPDGHLVAAMSGCRPAELYAYADLARGGPPRPPEPAHAAARADADHSAR comes from the coding sequence ATGGATCCGGTGATCGTCGCCGGGGCGGGCCCGACCGGGCTGGCCCTCTCGTTGTGCCTGGCCCGGCACGGCGTCCCGGTGGTGCTGCTGGACGAGACGGGCGACCGTCAGGACCCGCAACCGGAACGCACCTGCGTACTGCGCCCGGAGACCGCCGCCCTGCTCTCCCGGCTGGGCTACACCGCCGTGCACTCCGACGCCGCCCGGTGGAGCGCGTGGCGCACCGTCCGGCGCCGGCAGGAGATCCAGCGCGTCGAGTTCGGCGGCGACGAGGGCCCCGCCCCGCTGCATCTGCCGTACGACCGGCTGCGGCGCGGTCTGCGCGAGGCGGTCGCCGGCCAGGAACTGATCCGGATGGCCCATGGCGCCCGGCTGGACGCGATCGAGCAGGACGACGACGGGGTCGACGTCCACACCCGGGGCGCAGCGGGGACCGCCGGGCCGCCGGAGACCTGGTGGCGCGGCTCCTATCTGGTCGGCTGCGACGGCCCCCGGTCGACCGTGCGCAAGCTGCTCAAGGTGCGCTTCCCCGGCCGCACCGCGGTGGACCGCTACGCCGTGGCGGCGCTCCGGGTCGAACTCCCCGAACCGGACACGGCGTTGCTCCACCGCGACCCCCCGGCCGGCCGTGGCACCGAGGTGACCGCCCGGCCGCTGCCGGACGGCGTCTGGCGCCTCGACTGGTCGCTGCCGCGCGACCACCCCCCGCTCACCGCGGACGCCCTCGTCGCCCGCATCCGCGGCACCCTGGCCGCCTGGTGCGACGGCACCGTGCCGCCGTACGAACTCCTGGGCTCGGCGGAGTATCCGGTGCACCAACGGCTCGCCCGGCGCTGGCGGGTGGGCCGGGCGTTCCTCGCCGGCGACGCCGCCCACCTGCTCGGCGCGCTCGGCATGCAGGGCCTGGAGGAAGGTCTGCGGGACGCCGAGAACCTCGCCTGGAAGCTCGCCGTCGGCTGCCACCAGGGCGCCTCCGACCTGCTGTTCGACAGCTACCAGGCGGAACGCCGGGGCACGGTCGGCGGCCGGCTGCGCGCGGCCGACCAGGCGCTGCCGGTGCTGCGGGCCGGCGGCACCTGGCACACCGTGCGCCACTCGCTGCTCTCCGGGCCGGTGGGCCGCCACGCCCAACTGCTGACCGACGGCCACCTGGGCCGCGGACTGCTCGGCGCGCCGCCGGTCTACGGCCGCTCGCCGCTCGCGGTGCCCGCGCCACGCGGCCAGGGCGCCGCCGCCTGGAGCGGACTGCCCGACTCCGCTCCCCCGGTCTCGCCTCTGGTCGGCACGGCGGTGACGCCGCCGGGCGCGCTCGTCGCCGACGTCCCCGTCACCGCGCTGGACGGCACCCGGGACCGGCTCCACGACCGCCTGGGCCGGGATCTGCTGGCGGTGCTGGTCGCCCCGGGCACCGAGGTGTGGGAGAGCCGCCACTGGCTGACCGCCGGCCTGATGCCGCAGCTGTCCGCGGCGGTAGCGGCGCTGCCGCTGCGCACCGAACTGCTGGTCACCGAGTCCTATCCGGGCGCCACCGCGCACACCGTCCTGCTGGTGCGGCCCGACGGCCACCTCGTCGCGGCGATGAGCGGCTGCCGCCCCGCCGAGCTGTACGCCTACGCCGACCTCGCCCGCGGCGGCCCGCCCCGGCCCCCCGAACCGGCCCATGCCGCCGCCCGGGCCGACGCCGACCACTCCGCCCGCTGA
- a CDS encoding cupin domain-containing protein, with amino-acid sequence MSLTDASPFAAPAAPTAPDLLDFARRAAADRALVARLPLDPRGRTWVRLEGPGGAEAWLIGWPPGAETGWHDHGGSQGAFATAVGELAEESLAVPLPTRGWRSLELADDVDRTRHLPAGRGRAFGPHHVHQVVNASDQDHAISVHAYYPPLPLIRRYSRSDRVLRLETVERPESW; translated from the coding sequence GTGTCGCTCACCGATGCTTCCCCCTTTGCCGCGCCCGCGGCCCCGACCGCTCCCGATCTCCTCGACTTCGCCCGCCGCGCGGCGGCCGACCGTGCGCTCGTCGCCCGGCTGCCGCTGGACCCGCGAGGCCGTACCTGGGTACGCCTCGAAGGCCCGGGTGGGGCGGAGGCGTGGCTGATCGGCTGGCCGCCGGGTGCCGAGACCGGCTGGCACGACCACGGCGGATCCCAGGGCGCCTTCGCCACCGCCGTCGGCGAACTCGCCGAGGAGTCCCTCGCCGTGCCGCTGCCCACCCGTGGCTGGCGGTCCCTCGAACTCGCCGACGACGTCGACCGCACCCGGCATCTGCCCGCCGGCCGCGGCCGGGCCTTCGGGCCGCACCACGTCCACCAGGTGGTGAACGCCTCCGATCAGGACCACGCCATCTCGGTCCACGCCTACTACCCCCCGCTTCCGTTGATCCGCCGCTACAGCCGCAGCGACCGTGTGCTGCGCCTGGAGACCGTGGAAAGGCCGGAGTCGTGGTGA
- a CDS encoding amino acid ABC transporter permease, with product MDVLTHNFGLFRHGFLGTLALTGVSAAVSLVFGVLIAAFRVSPVPPLRWFGTAWVTLLRNTPLTLLFMIAVFVVPQILFPGISYFALAVGALGCYTSAFVCEAVRSGINTVPLGQAEAARSLGMTFGQTLRIVVLPQAVRTVVPPVGSLMIALTKNSAIAGAFSVAELFAQQKRLSELGYNILAIFVWVAVAYLIITFAISGLFRLLENRMAVTR from the coding sequence ATCGACGTACTGACACACAACTTCGGCCTGTTCCGCCACGGTTTCCTGGGCACCCTGGCGCTCACCGGGGTCAGCGCCGCCGTCTCGCTGGTGTTCGGCGTGCTGATCGCCGCGTTCCGGGTCTCCCCGGTGCCGCCGCTGCGGTGGTTCGGCACCGCGTGGGTGACGTTGCTGCGCAACACCCCGCTCACCCTGCTGTTCATGATCGCGGTCTTCGTGGTGCCGCAGATCCTCTTCCCTGGGATCAGCTACTTCGCCCTCGCGGTCGGCGCGCTGGGGTGCTACACCTCGGCGTTCGTGTGCGAGGCGGTGCGCTCCGGGATCAACACGGTGCCGCTGGGCCAGGCGGAGGCCGCCCGCAGCCTGGGCATGACGTTCGGCCAGACGCTGCGCATCGTGGTACTGCCGCAGGCGGTCCGCACCGTGGTCCCGCCGGTGGGCAGCCTGATGATCGCGCTGACCAAGAACTCCGCCATCGCCGGCGCCTTCAGCGTCGCCGAGCTCTTCGCCCAGCAGAAACGGTTGAGCGAACTGGGCTACAACATCCTGGCGATCTTCGTCTGGGTCGCGGTGGCCTACCTGATCATCACGTTCGCGATCAGCGGCCTGTTCCGGCTGCTGGAGAACAGAATGGCGGTGACCCGGTGA
- a CDS encoding amino acid ABC transporter permease, which translates to MSANVLFDAPGPKARRRNRIYAAVGTLAVAGLIVYIVLRLNTTGQFAGYMWNLFEYTGIQQRIENGIVSTLEAFALAGVCSLVLATVLAAGRLSDHAPVRWAATAIVEFFRALPLLILIFVLYASVFSPFWALVTGLTLYNGSVQAEVFRAGINAVPRGQAEAAYALGMRKTQVMLTVLVPQAIRSMLPTIISQLVVTLKDTSLGYIITYEELLYAGRLVAANTVTPGGYPYVPVVIVIGAVYIAMCLALSALANWIERRGRRSRKGTPPVPDVLESVVAQSE; encoded by the coding sequence GTGAGCGCCAACGTCCTCTTCGACGCCCCCGGCCCCAAGGCCAGGCGGCGCAACCGGATCTACGCCGCCGTCGGCACGCTGGCCGTCGCCGGGCTCATCGTCTACATCGTGCTGCGGCTCAACACCACCGGGCAGTTCGCCGGGTACATGTGGAACCTCTTCGAGTACACCGGCATCCAGCAGCGCATCGAGAACGGCATCGTCTCCACCCTCGAGGCGTTCGCGCTGGCCGGCGTCTGCTCGCTGGTGCTGGCCACCGTGCTGGCCGCCGGACGCCTCTCCGACCACGCCCCGGTGCGCTGGGCGGCCACCGCGATCGTCGAGTTCTTCCGGGCGCTGCCGCTGCTCATCCTCATCTTCGTGCTCTACGCCAGCGTCTTCTCCCCGTTCTGGGCGCTGGTGACCGGGCTGACGCTCTACAACGGCTCGGTGCAGGCGGAGGTCTTCCGGGCGGGCATCAACGCGGTGCCCAGGGGCCAGGCGGAGGCCGCCTACGCACTGGGCATGCGCAAGACCCAGGTGATGCTGACCGTCCTCGTCCCGCAGGCGATCCGGTCCATGCTCCCCACGATCATCAGCCAGCTCGTGGTCACCCTCAAGGACACCTCGCTCGGCTACATCATCACCTACGAGGAACTCCTCTACGCCGGCCGCCTGGTGGCCGCCAACACCGTCACCCCCGGCGGCTACCCCTACGTCCCGGTCGTCATCGTCATCGGCGCCGTCTACATCGCCATGTGCCTCGCGCTCTCCGCCCTCGCCAACTGGATAGAACGCCGTGGCCGCCGCAGCCGCAAGGGCACCCCGCCGGTCCCGGACGTCCTGGAGTCGGTGGTGGCGCAGTCGGAGTAG
- a CDS encoding amino acid ABC transporter ATP-binding protein, which yields MTDNPVAEPTAPPTGEPLVVLEQVNKHFGALHVLQDIDLTIARGEVVVVIGPSGSGKSTLCRTINRLETIDSGKITIDGSPLPAEGRELARLRADVGMVFQSFNLFAHKTVLENVTLGQLKVRRTAKDTAERKARELLDRVGVGAQADKYPAQLSGGQQQRVAIARALAMDPKVMLFDEPTSALDPEMINEVLEVMRQLARDGMTMVVVTHEMGFARSAANRVVFMADGRIVEEAAPEQFFSNPRSDRAKDFLSKILHH from the coding sequence ATGACCGACAACCCGGTGGCCGAGCCCACGGCGCCGCCCACGGGCGAGCCGCTGGTCGTACTTGAGCAGGTCAACAAGCACTTCGGCGCCCTGCACGTACTCCAGGACATCGACCTGACCATCGCCCGTGGCGAGGTCGTCGTGGTCATCGGGCCGTCCGGTTCCGGCAAGTCGACGCTGTGCCGGACGATCAACCGGCTGGAGACGATCGACTCCGGGAAGATCACCATCGACGGCAGCCCGCTGCCCGCCGAGGGTCGCGAACTGGCCCGGCTCCGCGCGGACGTCGGCATGGTCTTCCAGTCGTTCAACCTCTTCGCGCACAAGACGGTGCTGGAGAACGTCACCCTCGGCCAGCTCAAGGTCCGCCGCACGGCGAAGGACACCGCCGAGCGCAAGGCCCGCGAGCTGCTGGACCGGGTCGGCGTGGGCGCCCAGGCGGACAAGTACCCCGCCCAGCTCTCCGGCGGCCAGCAGCAGCGGGTGGCGATCGCCCGGGCGCTGGCGATGGACCCCAAGGTGATGCTCTTCGACGAGCCGACCTCGGCGCTCGACCCGGAGATGATCAACGAGGTGCTGGAGGTCATGCGGCAGCTCGCCCGGGACGGGATGACGATGGTCGTGGTCACCCACGAGATGGGGTTCGCCCGCTCCGCCGCCAACCGGGTGGTCTTCATGGCCGACGGCCGCATCGTCGAAGAGGCCGCGCCGGAGCAGTTCTTCAGCAATCCGCGCAGCGACCGGGCCAAGGACTTCCTGTCGAAGATCCTCCACCACTGA
- a CDS encoding glutamate ABC transporter substrate-binding protein, protein MKFRNAAAAAVAVLALTATATACGGKAGTPDAQAPGGAGGSSAPATPTYAVKSGVTLDSPTLKRAQARGKLIVGAKADQPFLGFEDPSSGKRTGFDIEIAKMLAASLGFGPDKIEFKTVDSANRETAISKGDVDFYVGTYTINDKRKQQVGFAGPYYMAGQDLLVAKDNTAITGPDTLKGKKVCSITGSTPLQRISDKKYGADVVALGKYSDCVKQLTDGQVDALTTDDAILKGYAAQMSAKLKVVGKPFSQEPYGVGVAKDDKALRLALDDAIKAHEDNGDYKKAYDATLGLSGAPAQQPPAIERY, encoded by the coding sequence ATGAAGTTCCGCAATGCCGCCGCCGCAGCCGTCGCGGTGCTCGCGCTGACCGCCACCGCCACCGCTTGCGGCGGCAAGGCCGGCACCCCCGACGCGCAGGCCCCCGGGGGCGCGGGCGGCAGCTCCGCCCCGGCCACCCCGACGTACGCGGTCAAGTCCGGCGTCACGCTGGACTCGCCGACCCTCAAGCGGGCCCAGGCGCGCGGCAAGCTGATCGTCGGCGCCAAGGCCGACCAGCCCTTCCTCGGCTTCGAGGACCCCAGCTCCGGCAAGCGCACCGGCTTCGACATCGAGATCGCCAAGATGCTCGCCGCCAGCCTCGGGTTCGGCCCCGACAAGATCGAGTTCAAGACCGTGGACTCGGCCAACCGGGAGACCGCGATATCCAAGGGCGACGTGGACTTCTACGTCGGCACCTACACCATCAACGACAAGCGCAAGCAGCAGGTGGGGTTCGCCGGCCCCTACTACATGGCCGGCCAGGACCTGCTGGTGGCCAAGGACAACACCGCCATCACCGGCCCGGACACCCTCAAGGGCAAGAAGGTCTGCTCCATCACCGGCTCCACGCCGCTGCAGCGGATCAGCGACAAGAAGTACGGCGCCGACGTCGTGGCGCTCGGCAAGTACTCCGACTGCGTCAAGCAGTTGACGGACGGCCAGGTGGACGCGCTCACCACCGACGACGCCATCCTCAAGGGCTACGCCGCCCAGATGTCGGCCAAGCTCAAGGTGGTCGGCAAGCCGTTCTCCCAGGAGCCGTACGGCGTCGGGGTCGCCAAGGACGACAAGGCGCTGCGCCTCGCCCTCGACGACGCCATCAAGGCGCACGAGGACAACGGCGACTACAAGAAGGCCTACGACGCCACCCTCGGCCTGTCCGGCGCCCCCGCCCAGCAGCCGCCGGCCATCGAGCGCTACTGA
- a CDS encoding response regulator transcription factor, whose translation MRLLLVEDDDRVAAALSAVLARHGFDVVHARSGEEALRALLPDGGPPFAVVLLDLGLPDQDGFEVCSRIRRSTDTRVIMVTARADVRSRIHGLNLGADDYVVKPYDTGELLARIHAVSRRPPETRTAAGAAGDGVPGQVRLGPVAIELPTRQVAVDGAAVALTRKEFDLLALLAQRPGVVFRREQIISEVWRTSWEGTGRTLEVHVASLRAKLGLPTLIETVRGVGYRLVVPAVG comes from the coding sequence ATGCGGCTGTTGCTCGTCGAGGACGACGACAGGGTCGCCGCGGCGCTGTCCGCCGTACTCGCCAGGCACGGCTTCGACGTCGTCCACGCGCGCAGCGGTGAGGAGGCGCTGCGGGCGCTGCTGCCGGACGGCGGGCCGCCGTTCGCCGTCGTCCTGCTCGACCTCGGACTGCCCGACCAGGACGGCTTCGAGGTGTGCAGCCGGATCCGGCGCAGCACCGACACCCGGGTCATCATGGTCACCGCCCGCGCCGACGTCCGCTCCCGCATCCACGGCCTCAACCTCGGCGCCGACGACTACGTGGTCAAGCCCTACGACACCGGCGAACTGCTGGCCCGCATCCACGCGGTCAGCCGCCGCCCGCCCGAGACCCGGACGGCCGCCGGGGCGGCCGGCGACGGCGTGCCCGGCCAGGTGCGCCTCGGCCCGGTCGCCATCGAACTGCCCACCCGCCAGGTCGCGGTGGACGGCGCCGCGGTCGCCCTCACCCGCAAGGAGTTCGACCTGCTGGCCCTGCTCGCCCAGCGTCCCGGGGTGGTCTTCCGCCGGGAACAGATCATCAGCGAGGTCTGGCGCACCAGCTGGGAGGGGACCGGACGCACCCTGGAGGTCCACGTGGCGTCGCTGCGCGCCAAGCTCGGGCTGCCCACGCTGATAGAGACGGTACGCGGGGTCGGCTACCGGCTCGTCGTACCCGCCGTCGGCTGA
- a CDS encoding sensor histidine kinase, with the protein MRARLLPLLLVLMGAVLLALGLPLAASLAAAQQQRLVVDRIDDTARFAAIAQYVPVHTTPDGTIVSDEGERKTTLRGELARYESLYGIKAGVFMRNGQAMAAAPAGWRTPRQLLADQAFQEALAGRRSHNPPQVWPWQHSRITVASPLVRDGDVVAVVYTDSPTDAMRSRVLRGWVVIAGGEMGATAVAVLAAFRLTGWVLRPVKVLDRATHDIATGRLASRVAAAGGPPELRRLAHSFNEMADNVEQVLEQQRAFVADASHQLRNPLAALLLRIDLLALELPDGHAEVASVREEGKRLATVLDDLLGLALAEHATADLRLTDIAALATERVAAWRPAAERDGVALRYQGPAAVTGWADPVAVSSALDAVVDNAVKFTARGAPAGACPAPGEAAVTVTVAAAGDTVTVTVTDAGPGLTDDELARVGDRFWRSSRHQNVDGSGLGLSIARVLLRQGGGSLTFARNEPCGLRVTVSVPRTAPEEAPAIRA; encoded by the coding sequence TTGCGCGCCCGACTCCTGCCGCTGCTGCTGGTCCTGATGGGCGCCGTGCTGCTCGCGCTCGGGCTGCCTTTAGCCGCCAGCCTCGCCGCCGCCCAGCAGCAGCGCCTGGTGGTCGACCGGATCGACGACACCGCCCGGTTCGCCGCCATCGCCCAGTACGTCCCCGTACACACCACCCCCGACGGCACCATCGTCTCCGACGAGGGGGAACGCAAGACCACGCTGCGCGGTGAACTCGCCCGCTACGAGAGCCTGTACGGGATAAAGGCGGGCGTCTTCATGCGCAACGGGCAGGCCATGGCCGCCGCCCCGGCCGGCTGGCGCACCCCCCGCCAACTCCTCGCCGACCAGGCGTTCCAGGAGGCGCTGGCCGGCCGCCGCAGCCACAACCCGCCGCAGGTGTGGCCCTGGCAGCACAGCCGGATCACCGTTGCCTCCCCGCTGGTGCGCGACGGCGACGTGGTCGCCGTGGTCTACACCGACTCGCCCACCGACGCCATGCGCTCCCGCGTCCTGCGCGGCTGGGTGGTGATCGCCGGCGGCGAGATGGGCGCCACCGCGGTGGCCGTGCTCGCCGCCTTCCGGCTCACCGGCTGGGTGCTGCGCCCGGTCAAGGTCCTCGACCGGGCCACCCACGACATCGCCACCGGACGGCTGGCCTCCCGGGTCGCCGCGGCCGGCGGCCCCCCGGAACTGCGCCGCCTGGCCCACTCGTTCAACGAGATGGCCGACAACGTGGAGCAGGTGCTCGAACAGCAACGGGCGTTCGTCGCCGACGCCTCCCACCAACTGCGCAACCCGCTGGCCGCGTTGCTGCTCCGCATCGACCTGCTCGCCCTCGAACTCCCCGACGGCCACGCCGAGGTCGCCTCGGTGCGGGAGGAGGGCAAGCGGCTCGCCACCGTTCTGGACGACCTGCTGGGGCTGGCGCTGGCCGAACACGCCACCGCCGACCTGCGGTTGACCGACATCGCCGCGCTGGCCACCGAACGGGTCGCCGCCTGGCGCCCGGCCGCCGAACGCGACGGGGTCGCCCTGCGCTACCAGGGCCCGGCCGCCGTCACCGGCTGGGCCGACCCGGTGGCCGTCTCCAGCGCGCTGGACGCCGTCGTCGACAACGCGGTGAAGTTCACCGCCCGCGGCGCCCCGGCCGGCGCCTGTCCCGCCCCCGGCGAGGCCGCCGTCACCGTCACGGTGGCCGCCGCCGGCGACACCGTCACCGTCACCGTCACCGACGCCGGCCCCGGGTTGACCGACGACGAACTCGCCCGCGTCGGCGACCGGTTCTGGCGCAGCTCCCGCCACCAGAACGTCGACGGCTCGGGGCTCGGTCTGTCCATCGCCCGGGTGCTGCTGCGCCAGGGCGGCGGCTCGCTGACGTTCGCCCGCAACGAGCCGTGCGGCCTGCGGGTGACCGTCTCGGTGCCGCGCACCGCCCCCGAGGAGGCGCCGGCGATCAGGGCTTGA